One region of Desulfitobacterium chlororespirans DSM 11544 genomic DNA includes:
- the rpmH gene encoding 50S ribosomal protein L34 — translation MKRTYQPKNRRHKRVHGFLERMSSTSGRNVLKRRRLKGRKKLSA, via the coding sequence ATGAAGCGGACTTATCAGCCGAAGAATCGTCGTCATAAAAGAGTACATGGTTTTTTAGAGAGAATGAGCAGTACATCAGGAAGAAACGTGCTTAAACGCCGTCGTTTAAAAGGGCGGAAGAAATTATCAGCTTAA
- the dnaA gene encoding chromosomal replication initiator protein DnaA, with protein MPPRSLQVLWQETLSKLENELSKPSFETWLSSTYLLDIEGDTLIVSVPNEFAKDWLESRYAPIIRSTVQSILGQSMNLRFIVTSMHETSQPGDNQNKAPSGPKAEPADNKTLNSKYTFDTFVIGNSNRFAHAAALAVAESPALAYNPLFIYGGVGLGKTHLMHAIGNAVIQRSPSTRVLYVSSEKFTNELIESIRDQNPIEFRNHYRNVDILLIDDIQFLAGKEGTQEEFFHTFNALHDANKQIIISSDRPPKEIPTLEDRLRSRFEWGLITDIQAPDLETRIAILRKKAKLENLQVANEVMVYIADKIHSNIRELEGALIRVMAVGSLTSNPITVETAAEALKDIIPVSTPKEITIEMIQQAVADFYHLSLGEFKAKKRTRAVAFPRQIAMYLSRELTDNSLPRIGDEFGGRDHTTVLHAYDKISENRQKDPLLDRKINEIIQMIQSL; from the coding sequence ATGCCACCCCGTTCTCTACAAGTACTTTGGCAAGAAACCCTATCAAAACTGGAAAATGAACTTTCTAAACCAAGTTTTGAAACCTGGCTCAGTTCCACATACCTCCTTGATATTGAAGGGGACACTCTGATCGTCAGCGTACCCAATGAATTTGCCAAGGATTGGCTGGAGAGCCGTTATGCCCCCATCATTCGCTCCACAGTTCAATCCATCCTTGGCCAATCCATGAATTTGCGCTTTATTGTCACTTCAATGCATGAAACATCACAACCAGGAGACAATCAAAACAAAGCTCCTTCTGGTCCTAAAGCGGAACCCGCGGACAATAAAACCCTCAATTCAAAGTATACCTTTGACACCTTTGTCATTGGCAACAGCAACCGCTTTGCCCATGCCGCCGCTCTGGCTGTAGCCGAGTCTCCCGCCCTGGCTTACAATCCACTATTTATCTATGGCGGCGTCGGCTTAGGCAAGACTCACCTGATGCACGCTATCGGCAATGCTGTCATTCAGCGCTCCCCCAGCACCAGGGTCCTCTATGTCTCCAGTGAAAAATTCACCAATGAACTCATTGAGTCCATCCGTGATCAAAATCCCATTGAATTTCGCAATCATTACCGCAATGTGGATATTTTGTTGATTGACGATATCCAATTTCTTGCCGGTAAAGAAGGGACCCAGGAGGAGTTCTTCCATACCTTTAACGCCCTCCATGATGCCAATAAACAAATTATTATTTCCTCCGACCGTCCTCCTAAAGAAATCCCCACCCTTGAAGATCGCTTGCGTTCCCGTTTTGAATGGGGATTGATCACAGATATCCAAGCGCCGGATTTGGAGACGCGCATCGCTATCCTGAGAAAAAAAGCCAAGCTGGAAAACCTGCAAGTGGCCAATGAAGTCATGGTCTATATCGCGGACAAAATTCACTCCAATATCAGAGAGCTGGAAGGAGCTTTAATCCGAGTGATGGCCGTAGGCTCCTTAACTTCCAACCCGATCACTGTTGAGACGGCAGCCGAAGCTCTTAAGGATATTATTCCGGTCAGCACTCCTAAAGAAATCACCATTGAAATGATTCAACAAGCCGTCGCCGATTTTTATCATCTGTCTTTAGGTGAGTTTAAGGCCAAAAAGAGAACCCGGGCTGTGGCTTTTCCACGTCAGATCGCCATGTATTTATCCAGAGAACTGACCGACAATTCTTTACCCAGGATTGGTGATGAATTTGGGGGAAGAGATCATACCACCGTTCTTCATGCCTATGATAAAATCTCCGAGAACCGCCAAAAAGATCCTCTCTTGGATAGGAAAATTAATGAAATCATTCAAATGATCCAATCCCTCTAG
- the dnaN gene encoding DNA polymerase III subunit beta: MKIYCAKDSLITGVNTVQKAVSNKNTLPVLQGIMIKAEGQSLIFEATDLEIGIRCVVPAQVEKEGVVVLPSRLFSDLVRKLPDVLIELELQNDVINIHYNESDLSLRGYDPEEFPLLPDLFDAETFNLPVSIFKTMIKQTIFACSAEESRPVFTGCLLQIEDGNLRLIATDTHRLAYRIAEISNPEQIKFQGIIPAKTLGEIYRLLRDEDEHLFIRFNQAQIVFQFGAVHLLSRLIEGQFPNYKQVIPQSCQTKVLLSAKLFQDSVERASLLARDGSHTSIIKLSVDTERLSIDQTSELGKISEQMEVKKEGNDVKIAFNSKFLLDVLKIIDSEEIVFELSGSYSPGIIRPVDDPNYLYLALPVRTS, encoded by the coding sequence ATGAAAATTTATTGTGCCAAGGACTCCCTAATCACGGGAGTGAATACTGTCCAAAAAGCAGTATCAAATAAAAACACCTTGCCTGTTCTTCAAGGGATTATGATTAAAGCTGAAGGACAATCCTTGATCTTCGAAGCGACGGATTTAGAAATTGGCATCCGCTGCGTCGTTCCGGCTCAGGTTGAAAAAGAAGGCGTTGTGGTTCTTCCTTCCCGGCTTTTTTCCGATCTAGTGCGCAAGCTGCCCGATGTTCTGATCGAACTGGAGCTGCAAAATGATGTAATCAATATTCATTACAATGAATCGGATTTATCCCTCAGAGGCTATGACCCGGAGGAATTTCCTTTATTACCGGATCTCTTTGATGCGGAAACCTTTAACTTACCTGTTTCCATTTTTAAAACCATGATTAAGCAGACTATTTTTGCTTGTTCCGCTGAGGAGAGCCGTCCTGTGTTTACAGGCTGCCTTCTCCAGATTGAAGATGGAAACTTACGTTTAATTGCTACGGATACCCATCGTTTGGCTTACCGGATTGCCGAAATTTCTAATCCTGAACAGATCAAGTTTCAGGGTATTATTCCTGCCAAAACCTTGGGGGAAATCTATCGCTTGCTCAGGGATGAGGATGAACATTTATTCATCCGCTTTAATCAGGCGCAAATTGTGTTTCAGTTTGGAGCTGTCCATCTCCTCTCCCGTTTAATTGAAGGACAATTCCCCAATTATAAACAAGTTATCCCCCAATCCTGCCAAACGAAGGTTTTATTATCAGCGAAACTTTTTCAAGACTCTGTAGAAAGAGCTTCTTTGTTAGCCCGGGATGGGAGCCATACCAGTATTATCAAACTTTCAGTGGATACAGAACGACTGTCCATTGATCAGACCTCAGAATTAGGTAAGATTTCTGAGCAGATGGAAGTAAAAAAAGAGGGCAATGACGTCAAGATTGCTTTTAATTCCAAATTTTTATTGGATGTGCTTAAAATTATTGATTCTGAAGAGATCGTTTTTGAATTGTCGGGTTCTTACAGCCCGGGAATTATTCGTCCCGTTGATGATCCCAACTATCTCTATCTTGCTTTGCCTGTGCGGACCTCTTAA
- the recF gene encoding DNA replication/repair protein RecF (All proteins in this family for which functions are known are DNA-binding proteins that assist the filamentation of RecA onto DNA for the initiation of recombination or recombinational repair.), with translation MEIKWLHLKSFRNYQDQEVDFRPGLTILQGENGQGKTNILEGIYYLLTGKSYRVHREQELARWGENEFHLYGDFIVQRRKLRLESHYKDKRKIIKINQIPCRKLSEYVGTINVVFFSPDDLVMIKGGPAERRRFLDLHIAQHHSKHIQLLNAYNKVLQQKNALLKQGQGGNKSQIAQIELWNEQILRIGSEIIRNRWEFTGLLSQKGQEIYRQISSGKEELTMDYQALGKNNLEEALAAFPKLLAEKMSLEMERKMVLIGPHRDDILFKLNERSARLYGSQGQQRSIVLSTKLAELEVIRQEKGDYPLLLLDDVLSELDRFRKSYLLDYTKSLQQTIMTMTSAETLTQRASLLLKVEKGQIGRID, from the coding sequence ATGGAAATAAAATGGCTGCATTTAAAATCTTTTCGAAATTATCAGGATCAGGAAGTGGATTTTCGGCCAGGTTTAACGATCCTGCAAGGAGAAAATGGACAAGGAAAGACCAATATCCTGGAAGGTATTTATTATCTTTTAACTGGAAAGTCCTACCGTGTCCATCGGGAGCAGGAACTGGCCCGCTGGGGAGAGAATGAATTCCACCTCTACGGCGATTTCATCGTGCAGCGGCGAAAATTACGTTTAGAAAGCCATTATAAAGACAAAAGAAAAATTATTAAGATCAATCAAATTCCTTGTCGAAAATTATCTGAATATGTCGGTACCATTAATGTGGTTTTTTTTTCACCGGATGACCTGGTGATGATCAAAGGCGGGCCGGCTGAGCGGAGACGTTTTTTAGATTTACATATTGCTCAGCATCACTCCAAACATATTCAGCTTCTTAATGCCTATAACAAGGTGCTTCAGCAAAAAAATGCCCTCCTGAAACAAGGACAGGGAGGGAACAAAAGCCAGATTGCTCAGATTGAACTGTGGAATGAACAAATCCTCCGGATTGGCTCGGAAATTATCAGGAATCGCTGGGAGTTTACCGGCCTGCTTTCGCAAAAAGGCCAGGAAATCTATCGGCAGATTTCTTCAGGGAAAGAAGAGCTGACCATGGACTATCAGGCCTTGGGGAAAAATAATCTGGAGGAAGCTTTGGCTGCATTTCCTAAGCTCTTGGCAGAAAAGATGTCTTTGGAAATGGAAAGAAAGATGGTTTTAATCGGGCCCCATCGGGACGACATTCTTTTTAAGCTTAATGAGCGTTCGGCCCGTCTCTATGGCTCCCAAGGTCAGCAGCGCTCCATCGTTTTAAGTACTAAATTAGCGGAACTGGAAGTTATTCGCCAGGAAAAAGGCGACTATCCCTTGCTTTTGCTGGATGATGTGTTGTCTGAATTGGATCGATTTAGGAAAAGCTATTTATTAGACTATACAAAATCCTTGCAACAAACCATTATGACCATGACCAGTGCGGAAACCCTGACGCAAAGGGCATCCTTATTGCTCAAAGTAGAAAAAGGGCAGATTGGGAGGATTGATTAA
- the remB gene encoding extracellular matrix regulator RemB — MFLHLGGDILINQEKIIAILDLETAMRNSISENFLNKIKEKQKINYISEKGKEKSLIIASDGNYFSPISSSTLLKRSSSMIIGEE; from the coding sequence ATGTTTTTACATTTAGGCGGCGATATCCTGATTAATCAGGAAAAGATCATTGCTATTCTGGATTTGGAGACGGCGATGAGAAATTCAATTTCAGAGAATTTTTTAAATAAAATTAAAGAAAAACAAAAAATAAACTACATATCCGAAAAAGGTAAAGAAAAATCTTTAATTATTGCCAGCGACGGCAATTATTTTTCCCCTATATCATCAAGCACCTTATTAAAGCGATCCAGCTCCATGATCATCGGTGAAGAATAG
- the gyrB gene encoding DNA topoisomerase (ATP-hydrolyzing) subunit B gives MQEKAEIKETIPTNDYNAGQIEVLEGLEAVRKRPGMYIGSTSLRGLHHLVYEIVDNSIDEALAGYCDTIEVTIHKDNSISVVDNGRGIPVDIHPKLGKPAVEVALTVLHAGGKFSGSAYKVSGGLHGVGMSVVNALSTWLHVDVRKDGNIYHQEFMRGKTKTELEVIGQVDPNQTGTTITFSPDPEIFEDTVFLFDTLAHRLRELSFLNKKVSITLLDAREDKQEVYYHTGGIYDFVKYINRSKESLHPEPIYFEAEKDGVQVEVSMQYNDGYVENLFSYANNIHTHEGGTHESGFKAALTRVANDYARKNNILKANEANLSGEDIREGLTAVISVKVPEPQFEGQTKTKLGNSEIRSIVDSITGEGLSAFFEETPAIGKKVIEKSIQASRAREAARKARELTRRKSALEVSALPGKLADCSWKEAELCEMYIVEGDSAGGSAKQGRDRRFQAILPLRGKILNVEKARLDRILGNAEIRAMITAMGTGISEDFDIEKARYHKLVIMTDADVDGAHIRILLLTFFFRYMKPLLENNYVYIAQPPLFKVKKGKDIHYVYSNEELAKLQDEIGRDRVEIQRYKGLGEMNAEQLWETTMDPAKRTILQVTMEDAIKADELFTILMGDVVEPRREFIQDNAQYVRNLDV, from the coding sequence TTGCAAGAAAAAGCCGAAATCAAGGAAACTATTCCAACCAATGATTATAATGCAGGGCAGATTGAAGTCCTTGAAGGTTTAGAAGCGGTCAGAAAAAGACCGGGGATGTATATCGGTTCCACAAGTCTGCGCGGTCTGCATCATTTGGTCTATGAAATCGTGGATAATAGTATCGACGAGGCCTTGGCCGGTTACTGCGATACCATTGAAGTCACGATCCATAAAGATAACAGTATTTCCGTGGTGGATAATGGCCGGGGTATTCCGGTGGATATTCATCCTAAATTAGGCAAGCCGGCTGTTGAAGTGGCTTTAACGGTTCTCCATGCCGGAGGAAAATTCAGCGGCAGCGCTTATAAAGTATCCGGGGGACTTCATGGCGTGGGAATGAGCGTGGTCAATGCTTTATCCACCTGGCTCCATGTGGACGTTAGGAAAGACGGGAATATTTATCATCAGGAGTTTATGCGCGGTAAAACCAAGACAGAACTGGAGGTGATTGGTCAGGTGGATCCCAATCAGACCGGAACCACCATTACCTTTTCTCCCGATCCGGAAATTTTCGAGGACACTGTGTTCCTCTTTGATACTTTAGCTCACCGTCTTCGTGAACTTTCTTTCTTGAATAAAAAGGTATCGATTACCTTGCTTGATGCCAGAGAAGACAAACAAGAAGTTTATTATCATACCGGCGGCATCTATGATTTTGTCAAGTATATCAACCGTTCCAAAGAATCCCTTCATCCTGAACCCATTTACTTTGAAGCAGAAAAAGATGGGGTCCAGGTTGAAGTATCCATGCAATATAATGACGGCTATGTGGAAAATCTTTTTTCTTATGCCAATAATATTCATACCCATGAAGGGGGCACCCACGAATCCGGCTTTAAAGCAGCTTTGACCCGGGTGGCTAATGATTATGCCCGGAAAAACAATATCCTTAAAGCCAACGAAGCCAACCTATCGGGAGAAGACATCCGGGAAGGTTTGACTGCTGTGATCTCGGTTAAAGTTCCTGAACCTCAGTTCGAAGGTCAAACCAAGACCAAATTGGGGAATTCGGAAATTCGTTCGATTGTGGATTCCATCACCGGAGAAGGCTTATCGGCGTTTTTTGAGGAAACCCCCGCCATAGGCAAGAAAGTCATTGAAAAATCCATTCAGGCTTCCCGGGCCCGGGAAGCAGCCCGCAAGGCCAGGGAATTAACCCGGCGCAAAAGCGCTCTGGAAGTCAGTGCTTTGCCGGGGAAATTAGCTGATTGCTCCTGGAAGGAAGCAGAGCTTTGTGAGATGTATATCGTGGAGGGCGACAGTGCGGGAGGTTCGGCAAAGCAAGGCCGGGATCGCCGTTTTCAGGCTATTCTTCCCCTGCGTGGCAAAATTCTCAATGTGGAAAAAGCCCGTTTGGATCGAATTTTAGGCAATGCTGAGATCAGAGCGATGATCACAGCCATGGGTACGGGGATTTCCGAGGATTTTGATATTGAAAAAGCCCGCTATCATAAATTAGTGATCATGACCGATGCCGACGTGGATGGCGCCCATATCCGGATTTTGCTTCTGACCTTCTTCTTCCGCTATATGAAGCCTCTGCTTGAAAACAATTATGTCTATATTGCTCAACCCCCTCTGTTCAAAGTGAAGAAGGGGAAGGATATCCATTATGTCTACAGCAATGAAGAATTAGCCAAGTTACAAGATGAAATCGGCCGTGATCGAGTGGAAATTCAACGTTACAAAGGTTTAGGGGAAATGAATGCGGAACAGCTTTGGGAAACCACCATGGATCCGGCCAAAAGAACGATCCTGCAGGTGACCATGGAAGATGCCATTAAAGCGGACGAGCTCTTTACCATTCTCATGGGTGACGTGGTCGAACCAAGGCGTGAATTCATCCAGGATAATGCACAATATGTCCGTAATCTGGACGTCTAA
- the gyrA gene encoding DNA gyrase subunit A produces the protein MSTEIQGGKILPIEISEELKKSFIDYSMSVIVSRALPDVRDGLKPVHRRIIYTLHELGMTPNKPYSKSARLVGDCMGKFHPHGDSSIYDAVVRLAQDFSTRYPLIDGHGNFGSVDGDSAAAMRYTEARMAKITQYMLADIDKDTVNFQPNYDEREQEPKVMPAKFPNLLVNGSAGIAVGMATNIPPHNLTEVIEGTIAQIDNPDIEIKELMTYIKGPDFPTGASIMGTEGIISAYRTGKGSFRIRAKAHVEEMEKSGKMRIIVTEIPYMVNKARLVEKIAELVREKRIEGITDLRDESDRTGMRIVMELRRDINPQVLLNQLYKHTQMEDSFGVNILALVDGQPKVLNLKQIIHHFIEHQKDVIVRRTRFELNKAEAEAHILEGLRIALDYIDEVISIIRTSADEQSAKDNLMSRFGLSDKQSQAIVDMRLKRLTGLEREKIEEQYQKIQETIAYLKAVLNSEQMVLNIIKQELQEVKEKFGDERRTEISFDATHMNIEDLIDDEEVVITMSHRGYIKRMPLNTYKSQRRGGKGVHGMATREEDFVEKIFTTSTHQYILFFTTRGKVYRLKAHEIPEAGRTGKGTALVNLLSINPSEEKITAVLSIRKYNEDFHLFMATRNGIVKKTLLKEYDSPRKDGLIAISLSGDDELIGVRLTKPDEHIIIATKNGLCIRFLESDVRQMGRTAHGVKGISLAKGDLVVSMDVIYEEEVEILSMTEQGFSKRTSLSEYRVQGRGGKGIIATKLNAKTGKLVGLKVMRPENDMMIITEDGIIIRQEVSGISKQGRSAQGVMAMRTGESKVVAIAVVDNKEDTEEPELELEEIESEE, from the coding sequence ATGTCGACTGAAATTCAGGGAGGAAAGATTCTCCCTATCGAAATATCGGAAGAACTAAAAAAATCGTTTATCGATTATTCCATGAGTGTTATCGTCAGCCGGGCTTTGCCGGATGTACGGGATGGTTTAAAACCGGTTCATCGCCGCATTATCTATACCCTGCATGAATTGGGGATGACTCCTAATAAGCCTTACAGTAAATCCGCCCGTCTGGTGGGGGATTGCATGGGTAAATTCCACCCTCATGGGGATTCCTCTATCTATGATGCGGTAGTTCGGCTGGCTCAGGATTTTTCCACCCGTTATCCCTTGATCGACGGACATGGCAATTTTGGCTCGGTTGACGGTGATTCAGCTGCGGCTATGCGTTATACGGAAGCAAGAATGGCTAAAATCACTCAATATATGCTGGCCGATATCGATAAGGATACGGTGAATTTTCAACCTAACTATGATGAGCGGGAACAAGAGCCCAAGGTGATGCCGGCTAAATTCCCCAATCTCTTGGTTAACGGTTCGGCAGGAATTGCGGTGGGGATGGCTACAAATATCCCTCCCCATAATCTCACGGAAGTGATTGAGGGAACGATTGCTCAGATCGATAATCCTGACATCGAGATTAAAGAACTGATGACCTATATCAAGGGACCTGATTTTCCTACCGGCGCCTCCATTATGGGAACGGAAGGGATTATCTCTGCTTATAGAACCGGTAAAGGAAGCTTTAGAATCCGTGCCAAAGCCCATGTTGAGGAGATGGAGAAATCCGGGAAAATGCGGATTATCGTGACTGAGATTCCTTATATGGTGAACAAGGCCCGCTTGGTTGAAAAAATTGCTGAACTGGTTCGCGAGAAAAGGATCGAAGGCATTACGGATCTCCGGGATGAATCGGATCGGACCGGGATGCGGATTGTCATGGAACTGCGCCGGGACATCAATCCTCAGGTGCTTCTCAATCAGCTCTATAAGCATACCCAGATGGAAGACAGCTTCGGGGTCAATATTTTAGCCTTAGTGGACGGTCAGCCGAAAGTTCTTAATCTTAAACAAATTATTCATCACTTTATTGAACACCAAAAAGATGTAATTGTGCGCAGAACCCGCTTTGAGCTGAATAAAGCTGAAGCTGAAGCCCATATTTTAGAGGGTTTGAGAATAGCCCTGGATTATATCGATGAAGTGATCAGTATTATCCGGACTTCCGCTGATGAGCAGAGCGCCAAAGATAATTTAATGTCTCGCTTCGGACTTAGTGACAAGCAATCCCAGGCTATTGTCGATATGCGCCTGAAACGGCTGACCGGCTTGGAACGGGAGAAGATTGAAGAGCAGTATCAAAAAATTCAAGAGACCATTGCCTATTTAAAAGCAGTTCTCAATTCAGAGCAAATGGTGCTCAATATTATTAAGCAAGAGCTGCAAGAGGTCAAAGAAAAATTCGGTGATGAACGGCGTACGGAGATTTCTTTTGATGCCACCCATATGAACATCGAGGATTTAATCGATGATGAAGAAGTGGTCATCACCATGTCCCACAGGGGATATATCAAGAGGATGCCTCTGAATACCTACAAAAGCCAACGGCGCGGGGGTAAAGGTGTCCATGGCATGGCCACCCGGGAAGAGGATTTCGTGGAGAAGATCTTTACCACCTCGACCCATCAATATATTCTCTTCTTTACCACCCGGGGCAAGGTGTATCGTTTAAAAGCTCATGAAATTCCCGAAGCAGGCCGTACAGGCAAAGGAACGGCACTTGTCAATCTCTTAAGCATTAATCCCAGTGAAGAAAAGATCACCGCTGTGTTATCCATCAGAAAGTATAATGAGGATTTCCATCTCTTTATGGCCACCAGGAATGGGATTGTCAAGAAGACCTTGCTGAAGGAGTATGACTCACCTCGCAAAGACGGCTTAATTGCCATCAGTTTAAGCGGTGATGATGAACTGATCGGAGTTCGTTTAACCAAGCCTGATGAGCATATCATCATAGCAACTAAAAATGGTTTATGTATTCGTTTCCTGGAGTCTGATGTACGTCAAATGGGCAGAACCGCTCATGGAGTCAAAGGGATTTCTTTGGCAAAAGGGGACCTTGTGGTGAGTATGGATGTGATATATGAGGAAGAAGTGGAAATACTATCCATGACAGAGCAAGGCTTCTCCAAGCGGACCAGTCTCTCTGAGTATAGAGTGCAGGGACGGGGCGGCAAGGGAATCATTGCTACCAAGCTCAATGCTAAAACAGGTAAACTGGTGGGGCTTAAGGTGATGAGACCTGAAAACGATATGATGATCATCACTGAAGATGGAATTATCATCCGTCAGGAAGTATCCGGTATTTCCAAACAAGGTCGTTCAGCCCAGGGAGTTATGGCCATGAGAACCGGTGAAAGCAAAGTGGTAGCTATTGCTGTCGTTGACAATAAAGAAGATACTGAAGAACCAGAATTAGAATTAGAAGAAATAGAATCTGAGGAATAA
- the pdxT gene encoding pyridoxal 5'-phosphate synthase glutaminase subunit PdxT, which translates to MNERIGVLSLEGTDHDPCRFLRQLGCEVIKVQQREDLIDIQGLIMTGTGNKANNLGQPGLGDRIKELAMTDFPIFGLSAGMVLLSKESPGQGNDRLGLMDLTVTKEPMAGRTEAYLTIPALGLTPLKAIFNDAPYIQEIAPNVGILAEYNGKIVFVRQGNMLASAFHPGQTEDDRIYRYFLDIVNGQI; encoded by the coding sequence ATGAATGAGAGGATCGGAGTATTATCTCTGGAGGGAACCGATCATGATCCTTGCCGGTTTTTGAGGCAATTAGGGTGCGAAGTGATTAAGGTTCAGCAAAGGGAAGATTTAATCGATATTCAGGGTTTAATCATGACAGGCACAGGAAATAAGGCGAACAATCTTGGGCAACCTGGTCTGGGAGATAGGATTAAGGAATTAGCCATGACGGATTTTCCTATTTTCGGGCTATCGGCCGGAATGGTTTTATTGAGCAAAGAATCTCCCGGTCAGGGAAATGATCGGCTGGGGCTGATGGATTTGACGGTGACTAAGGAACCTATGGCGGGAAGGACGGAGGCTTATTTAACCATTCCGGCTTTAGGACTCACACCGCTGAAGGCGATCTTCAATGATGCTCCTTATATTCAGGAAATTGCCCCTAATGTAGGGATTTTAGCAGAATATAATGGTAAAATAGTCTTTGTACGACAAGGCAACATGTTAGCTAGTGCCTTTCATCCTGGACAAACAGAGGATGACCGCATTTACCGTTATTTTCTGGATATCGTCAATGGACAAATCTAA